The nucleotide window ATGAACGTCCCAAGCGATCGGCAGCAACGCCAGCAAGGCGCCCACCAGCGCGAGAGCCGCCCAGATTTGCCACTGCCGTCGAAAATCGCGCTGACGACGCTGTGCCAGCGTGGGTAGCAAATCGATTGGCGGGAGATAAGGCATCACTGCCATGGCAGCCCCCGCATCGACATGGCGCGCAACGCCAGACCACACGCCACTGCAAGCGACGCACGTTCCGCAAACGTCTGTCGCAGGCGCGCCGGTGCGTTCGCAGCGTCGAGTCGACCGAGCGGATCAAACGGCCGTACGGGGACACGGCACGCCGAGACGAGACCATCGCACATCGCCACGAAAGCGCCCGGCGTCACGCTTTGCGCCGCCACATGCAGCGAACCGGCGGGGACCGGCATTCTGCCGAGTAGCTCACAAACCACACTCGCCAATGCTTCCGGATTCCCATTCACGCCGTCGAAGCGCTCGCGCAGGTCGGCCACGCACGTCTGCGCATCGAATACGGCCAGATCGATGTCGTGGTCGCTAACCTGGAGTAGCGCCATCGGCGATTGTGGTGATTTTGGTGATTGAGTCGAGATCGGCGTCTCATGCGCCGGCTCACCCATCGCTGGCCACGCCCATTGAAACGCCCGACGCCCGGCGGCATGCGCCACATCGACGGCATGGGCACGCAAGCCCGCCATTTCCAAAGCCGCAAGGCGGTCGTCGACCAGCTCGGCCTCACAGGCATACAGCCGTAGGCGGTGACTCCCCGGTTCGGCCCAAGTCACTCCCACGCGCGAGCGCAAACCGGGCCTACCGTCGCCCGGCAACAGTAGCGCCGCATGCCGCTCGCACCAGGCGCGCAGGGCGCGCGCCGGCATATCCGGCGGGTACTCGACGACGTGCGTCTTGAGCAGGTGCGCGGGTAGCGCCAGCACGACGGTGTCGCCTCGCAGGGACTCGGCACTCGTGCCGGCACGTTCGAGCAGCTCACCGAGGCGTCGCGCCGCGGCTTCGGGTTTGGCCAGCACTCCGCCGCGCAACACATCGTCGTCGAGCGCCGCCGTGCCGTAAGCGTCGAGGCGCAGCCGCGAAGGACCGGCCACCCGCGCCAGGCGAACAAATTGCAGGGTTCCTGCGTCAAAGTGAATACCGCACCCACCACCGTCGAGACGCGGCATAAGCGCCGCGAAGGGCCGTGCAAAGGGGGATGTAATGTGGCGCAAGTTGCGCAGGGCCGCTTCGATCATGACGTGCCTCCCATGTGGATCGATGTCGATGCAATCGATCCTAGCCATGGAGGAAGCGGCCTCCAATCGGACGAGTCCGAATCTAGGCGCGGAAATCGCGGTTCGTTTCGCTTTCGGAATCCACGCCGCTTTTTTCTCATCTTTGTCCGAGTCACGACACGCCTGGAATCCCATTTCTGACATCTTCGGCAAAGAGGCACCGGCCGTTCGGGGGTCCTTCGCTAACCGTTCGTTATAATCGGCCCATTGTTTTTTTCGACTCCCCCATGGCAAGCACACCCCAAACAGACACCCCACGCGACAAGCGCCCACCCAAGCCGCGCCGCTCGATCTGGCTGCGCATCGTTTTGTGGTTCGTCGGCCTGATCGCCGCGATGCTCGTCTGTGGCGCGTTGCTGGCGGGGTACATCCTGGTGGTCATGACGCCGCAGTTGCCGTCGCTCGACACCATCGTCGACTATCGGCCGAAGATTCCGCTTCGCATCTATACCGCCGACGAAATTCAGATCGGCGAGTTTGGCGAGGAACGTCGTAACGTCGTGCGCTTTGCCGATATTCCGGATGTGATGAAGAAGGCCGTTCTCGCCATCGAGGACGATCGCTTCTATCAGCACGGCGGCGTCGACTTCATCGGGATCTTCCGGGCTGGCGTGGCCAACGTCGCCCGTGGCGGCTCGTCGCAAGGCGCCAGTACGATCACGATGCAGGTCGCACGCAACTTCTTCCTCTCGAGCGAGAAGACGTATACGCGCAAGATTTACGAAGCCCTGCTCGCCTACAAGATCGAGTCGCGCCTGACGAAGGATCAGATTCTCGAGCTGTACATGAATCAGATCTATCTGGGCGAGCGCGCGTACGGTTTCGCGAGCGCCGCCCGCGTGTATTTCGGCAAGGACATCAAGGACGTCACGCTTGCCGAAGCCGCAATGCTGGCCGGTCTGCCCAAGGCACCGTCGGCCTATAACCCGATCGTCAACTACAAGCGGGCGCGCGTGCGTCAGGAATACATCCTCAAGCGCATGTACGACCTCGGTTACATCTCGAAAGCGGAATACGATCAGGCGATCTCGCAAGAGCTGGTCGTGCGCGGGCTCGGCAGCGAGTTCAGCGTGCATGCCGGTTATGTCGCGGAAATGGTGCGTCAACTGCTTTACGCCCAGTTCAAGGACGAGATCTATACGCGCGGCTTCAACGTCTACACGACGATCAATTCGGCCGATCAGGAAGCAGCCTATGAAGCCCTGCGCGCCGGGGTCATGGCCTACGAACTGCGTCATGGCTACCGTGGGCCGGAAGCCAATATCGATCTGCCGAGCGACCAGGACGACCGAGAACAGTTGATCGACGACACACTCGTCGAGCATCCGGACAGCGGCGACATGGTGGCGGCCGTGGTACTTGCCGCGTCGCCGCAGCAGGTCAAGGCGGTACTGCTCAATGGTGACGACGTGAGCGTGACGGGCGACGGTCTGCGTTTCGCCGCCGCCGGCCTGAGCGCCAAAGCGCAACCCAAGCAGAAGATTCGCCCGGGTTCGGTCATTCGCGTGACGAAGGACGCCAAGGACAACTGGCGCATCGTGCAGATGCCCGACATCGAAGCAGCGTTTGTCTCGCTCGACCCGCAGAACGGCGCAATTCGCTCGCTCGTCGGCGGCTTCGACTTCAATCGCAACAAGTTCAATCACGTCACGCAGGCGTGGCGTCAGCCGGGGTCGAGCTTCAAGCCGTTCATCTACTCGGCTGCGCTGGAAAAGGGCTTCGCGCCGGCGACGATCATCAACGACGGTCCGCTCTACTTCACCGCGGCGCAAACGGGCGGTCAGCCGTGGGAGCCGAAGAATTACGGTGGTGGCTTCGAAGGTCCGATGCCGATGCGTGTCGCGCTGATGCGCTCACGAAACCTTGTATCGATCCGTATTCTGCAAAGCATCACGCCCGGGTACGCCCAGAAGTACATCGCACGCTTCGGGTTCGAAGCCGACAAGCACCCGGCGTATTTGCCGATGGCGCTGGGTGCCGGCATGGTCACCCCGTTGCAAATGGCGAGCGCCTACGCCGTGTTCGCTAACGGCGGCTTCCGCGTGAATCCGTTCATCGTGGCGCGCATCACGGACTCGAAAGGCAACGTGATCATGGAAGAGAAGCCGGCCACGGCGGGCGATGAAACGTTCCGCGCCATTCCGGCCCGCAACGCCTTCATCATGAACTCGATGCTGCACGATGTGGCGACGCGTGGCACGGCCGCCAAGACGAACGTGCTCAAACGAAACGACCTCGCCGGCAAGACCGGCACGACCAACGATTCGCACGACGCCTGGTTTGCGGGATATCAATCGCAACTGGTGGGGGTGGCGTGGATCGGCTTCGATCAGCCGCGCAATCTGGGCGACCGTGAAACCGGTGGCGGTCTGGCACTGCCGATCTGGATCGACTACATGACCAAGGCTTTGCGTGGTGTGCCGGAATCGACGCGCCCGGTGCCCTCGGGAATCATTCAGGCGAACGGCGATTATTTCTACGACGACTATCCGCCGGGTCGCGCGATCAGCACAGTGGGTCTGAGCGCAGACACCGCGCCGGATGGCACGACAACCAGTGCACCGCCGGGGCCGGTCGATACGCAGGAGCGCCAACGCATCCTGGATATGTTTAACAAGCCTTGAGGGGATTTATCCGGGAAAAGTGCTGATGTGCGCGGTGGGAAACACGCACTGACATACAGAAAATCAAGCGGCGCAGCGGTCTCTCACGAGGTGCTGCGCCGTTTTTGCGACTGGACAGTCAATTCCCCGGTGGAATCGAACGGTCGGCCGGACAGGCCGGGCAGCCTCAGTCAGCTTGCAGCGTCACCGTCTCGCCGGCTTGCTGCGACGCGAAACGCGAGAGCGCCTCGAACAGCTCGGCGTCGTCACGGGTGTCGCGCCATTCGTCACCCTTCAGGCGATAGTGGTAGCCGCCCGAGCGCGCCGCCACCCAGATTTCGCTCATCGGCGTTTGCAGATTCACGATGATCTTGCTGCCGTCGTCGAACTCGAGCGTCAGCACGTTGCCCGTGCGCTCGCAATCGATGTCCACGTCGCTGTCTTCGACAGCCGCCTCCACCCGCGCCAGCACAGCCTCGGCGAGCGCCAGGAATTCACTTTCCGTCATGCTAAACTCCACGGTTTGCGTCATCGATTGCATGCCGCACCACGCGGCGATACCCCCATGACAGCACCTATTCGAACCTGCGCGATTGTAGCCTCGATTGCCCTGCTGAGCGTATTAGCCAGCTGCGGCCAAGCCGGGCCCCTTTATTTGCCGGCTCGGCCGATCAAGCCGACTGCGCCGCCGGGTGCACCGCTGCCCCCGCCGCCGCTCGTGCCTGAGCCGCAGCGCGGTCCGTCGGTCGAAGTGCCGCCAGCAGCGTCGCTGCCCGCCGCCAAACCGGAGTAAGCTTGTCGGCACCGTTGTCGGGCACCTGACACCCGACAACGAACCCGACGGCCAGCGCTCCGGATTGCCGGACAAGCGCTTCCTACCTGTTTATATTGCGCGCCACGGCGCGTGCCCTTGCCGATTACCCGAGTTTCCGCGATGTCCAACGCCTTCTTCTCTTACCGCGACGACGTACTCCATGCCGAGGGCGTGGCCCTGCCCGTACTCGCCGAGCGTTTCGGTACGCCTTTGTACGTGTATTCGAAGGCGGCTCTGACGTCCGCCTATCAGGCTTACGCCAAGGCTTGCGAAGGGCGTAACGCGGCAGTTCATTACGCGGCCAAGGCCAACTCGAATCTGGCCGTACTCGGCGTGTTCGCCAAGCTGGGTGCTGGGTTTGACATCGTCTCGGCCGGTGAACTGGCACGCGTGATTGCCGCCGGCGGTGACGCCGGCCGCGTGGTCTTCTCCGGTGTGGGCAAGCACGCCGACGAAATGCGTTATGCGCTCGACAAGGACGTGTTCTGCTTCAACGTCGAATCGCGCCCCGAGCTCGACCGTCTGAACGAAGTGGCCGCCCAGATGAACAAGCGCGCGCGCGTGTCGCTGCGCGTGAATCCGAACGTAGACGCCAAGACGCACCCGTATATTTCTACCGGCCTGCGCGGCAACAAGTTCGGCGTGGCTTACGAAGAAGCGTTCGACGCTTACCGTGCCGCTGCGGCAATGTCGCATCTCGACGTGGTCGGCATCGATTGCCACATCGGCTCGCAAATCACGGAGATTTCGCCGTACCTCGACGCCATCGACAAGCTCCTCGATCTGGTCGAAAAGCTCGATGATGCCGGGATCTCGCTGCATCACATCGATGTGGGCGGCGGCCTCGGCATTCAGTACACAGATGAAACGCCGCCGGACATCACCGCGTTTGCCACCACGGTCATCGACCACATTGCCAAGCGCGGCCATGCGCATCGTCAGGTGCTGTTCGAGCCGGGCCGCTCGCTGGTCGGCAACGCTGGCGTACTGCTCACGCGCGTGGAATTCCTCAAGCACGGTGAGACCAAGAACTTCGCCATCGTCGACGCGGCCATGAACGATCTCGCCCGCCCGGCCATGTACGAGGCTTATCACGGCATCGATCCGGTGACGCGTCATGCAGCCGACGTGGTGACGTACGACGTGGTGGGCCCGGTGTGCGAAAGCGGCGACTGGCTCGGCCGTGACCGCGCGCTGGCCATTGCGCCGGACGATCTGCTGGCGATTCGCTCGGCCGGCGCGTACGGCTTCACGATGAGCTCGAACTACAACACGCGTCCGCGTGCGGCAGAAGTCATGGTCGATGGCGTCGATGTCCACCTCGTGCGCGAGCGCGAAACGGTCGAATCGCTGTTCGCCGGTGAACGTCTGCTGCCGGCCTGAAGTTGCCTCAGCCAGCCTGAGCGGACCGATCCGCCGGTTTGCCAACGCCCACACTTACGGGCCGGCAAACCAAAGCGCCGCCCAATAAAAAAGCCGCCTGCGCACATTGCGCGGCGGCTTTTTTACTTCACGTATCGATCGGCCGTGTACTGCGACTGCTGGCCGTATCGACACGTGGATGACGCGTCAGAGCTGTCCGTAGCTGTGCAGCCCCGACAGGAACATGTTCACACCGAGGAACGCGAACGTCGTGATCAGCAGGCCGGTCAGCGACCACCATGCAGCCACCACGCCACGCAGCCCCTTCATCAGGCGCATGTGCAGCCACGCCGCGTAGTTCAGCCACACGATCAGTGCCCAGGTTTCCTTCGGGTCCCAGCTCCAGTAACCACCCCACGCGTCGGCCGCCCACAGCGCGCCGAGAATCGTGGCAATCGTGAAGAACGCGAAGCCCACGGCAATCGCCTTGTACATCACGTCGTCGAGCAGTTCGAGGGACGGCAGGCGTGACGAGAAGAAACCACTGTCGATCGCCTTGCCCGCGGCAACGTTACGCTTTTGTTCGCCGGACTTGAGCAGATACGCCACCGCCACCATCGCCGCCAGCGCAAACGTGCCGTAGCCGATGAAGTTGGCCGGTACGTGGATCTTCATCCACCAGCTTTGCAGCGCAGGCACGAGCGGCTGAATCTCGTAGGCACTGCGTGCCACGCTGTACCAGAGATTGAAGCCCACTGCGGCGCTGATGACCAACAGCACGAACGGGCCGAGGGCGCGCGTCGCATAGTGTTGCTCGTAGTACAGGTAGAACAGCGACGTGATCAGGCAGAAGAGGACGAACACCTCATACAGGTTCGAGATCGGAATGTGCCCGACGTCGGCCCCCACCAGATACGACTCGTACCAGCGCACCATCATGCCGGTGAACCCGAGCAACACCGCCGCCCAGCACAGTGCCGACCCGACACTCGCGCCGAACGGCGAGCGCGCCAGCAGGCCGCCCCAGTAGAACAGTGTCGCCAGGAAGAACAGCGCGCTCATCCAGAGGATGGCCGACTGGCTCGAGAGGAAATACTTCAGGAAGAACGCCTGATCGGCACGGGCCAGATCGTGGTGATAGAGCCCGATGCCGGAGAGTGCAAGAATCGCGATACCCGCCATCAGCCAGCGCACCGAGCGCCAGTGCCAACCCAATACCGCGAAGGTCGGCACCGAGAGCACCAGAATCGTGTGCTCGTAGTAATCCATAAAATGGCCGTAGCGATTGAGCGCGAAGCCCGCCCCAATCGCCAGCGCCAGTGCGAACAGCCAGTCACCGATACTGCGCCGGCGCAGCCACGAGACGTCTGAATAGCCTTGCGATAACTCCATGTCTCTCACCTTCATCGTTTTGTGACGATCGCGTCCAACTCCGCCTTCGTGCGGGCGAATTCCTTGTCGAAATCCAGCGTACGACGTGTCGTCGACGCTGCCATCATGACCGAGCTGCCGCCGTCGGGGGTGTCTTTCACCCACAGCCAGAGACGTCGTTCACGTACGTAAAACATCGAGAAGATACCGAGTACCAGCAGCAGACTGCCAAGATACACGATCTTCTTGCCGGGCGAGCGCGTGAGCTGGAAGACGCTCGCCTGGATCTGATCGAATGAGTCGAGTTGCAGGAACACCGGCGCGTCGTACAGGAAGTTGTCCGACAGTGCGTTGGTTGCCGTGTGCACAAAACGCTCGTTGTCCGGCGTCGGCGTCGCCGCCGGTTGACCGGCTTGCTCGCGCGCGACCTGCCAGAGTTGCCAGATCGTGCCGTCGAGAATGCGTCGGAACATGTCGGCCGCACTCGATTGCTGCTCCTGCGGCACCTTCTCGCTCACGAACTCGGCAATCGCTTGCAACCCGCCCGTCGCGTGGCCATTCGCGCTGGCCGGAATGGCCCCGGCGAACAGGTCGAGCTCACGCTTGGCGCTTTCCTGCAATTGACCACGCAGCTCAGCAGACGTCTGCGAAGGCAGCGATTGGGCAGCGAAGCGGCGCGCAGCTTCGACCCGGGCCCCGTCATCCTGAAGCGCTGCGCGCAGCAGCATCCATTGTTTGACGGAGCCGTCGTCGTCGGCCGGAATGCGCAAGTACTGGAACGGGCCGTCCGGGGTGTCGCGCACGCCCGTCATGAACACGCGCTGGCCGTCTTCCACCAGAATCGGCAGCATGTAGTTGCGGTATTCCTTCGCCTGCCCGCTGCGATCGCGCACCTTGTACTGCACCGACGGACCGACGTTGCGCAAGTCTTTGTTCAGATCGGTTTTCGCGCCCGAACCCAGTTGTGCACTCAGGTCGTCGCGGAACGATTTACGGGCCACGCCGCGAACATCTTGCTGCCCACTGCCATTGCTGATGTTCTCGACGTTGATCGCGCGGAAATCGCTGAACTCGACCGTGTATTCGTCTTTGGCTGCGGCGGCGCCCTTCAACTGCGTGGAGCCGCCGATGTCGCCCGAAAAGGCGAACGTCTTGTCAGACGCGCCACGCATGGGGTAACCGGTGAGCTTGAGCTTGCTGCCGCCATCTTCGAAGCTCGACTGATAGATCGCGACGCCCTTGTAGATGAACGGCTCATTGACCTTCACCGTGGCATCCATCGACTTGCCGGTCTCCGGGTCGGTCACCACGATGTCGCTCGCGAAGAGCTTGGGCATGCCCGTCGAGTAATAGTCGACGTGGAATTTCTTCAACTCGATGGAGAAGGGCAGGTCCTGCACAACCGAGCCGTCCTGAAAATTCAGAATCGCGGTCGTCGACTTGCCGCCTTCGGGCACGAATGCATAGCCGCGGAACGCGGGGTTGCTCGACGACAGGCGGTGCTCCTCGGGAATCTGTGCGATGACCGCGTTGCCTTGCAGCGGCGACTTGCCGAACAGCGCCATCTGCATGCGCGTGAGCAGATCGCTGTCGACCAGGCCGCCGAGGCAGATGATCACGATGGCACTGTGCGCGAAGATGTAGCCGATCTTGTTGATGGCGCCGGCCTTCGCCGCGACCAGCGTCGCCCCGTCGCGATCTCGCACAACGAAACGGTAGCCGCGACGCCCCAGAAAACCCGTCAATCGCGGCAGCAGCTCGGCGCGTGGCGTCGGGCCGGAGAACTCACCCTTGTGACCGAAGGCGCGCAGGCTGCCTTCACGCACGTGGTCGCGCCAGCTGCGGATGTCCGCGATCATCTTCGGCGCGTTGCGGACGACGCACAGCGTCGTCGATGCCATCAGGAAGAAGAGGATCAGCAGAAACCACCACGAGCTGTAGACCTTATAAAGGCCGAGCGAGCGGAAAACGTCGGCCCAGAACGGGCCGAACTGATTGACGTAGTTGGGGTAGGGGTCGCCTTGCTTGAGCACGGTGCCAACAATGCTGGCGATCGCGAGCACGGTGAGCAGGCTGATGGCAAAACGCATCGAACTGACCAGTTCGACACCGTCGCGCACCCATCGCTGCGCGCTTTTGATCTGCATTCCCGAAGTACTGATGCTCATCCTGTTTCCGGCAACAAAAAAGGGCGGGAGCGCGTTTTTCACGCGCCCGCCACCCTGTGTATGCTAAACCAGTTCTATCCCGTCACCCTGCGGCGACGGAGCTGGTTT belongs to Pandoraea norimbergensis and includes:
- the cyaY gene encoding iron donor protein CyaY; the encoded protein is MTESEFLALAEAVLARVEAAVEDSDVDIDCERTGNVLTLEFDDGSKIIVNLQTPMSEIWVAARSGGYHYRLKGDEWRDTRDDAELFEALSRFASQQAGETVTLQAD
- the lysA gene encoding diaminopimelate decarboxylase gives rise to the protein MSNAFFSYRDDVLHAEGVALPVLAERFGTPLYVYSKAALTSAYQAYAKACEGRNAAVHYAAKANSNLAVLGVFAKLGAGFDIVSAGELARVIAAGGDAGRVVFSGVGKHADEMRYALDKDVFCFNVESRPELDRLNEVAAQMNKRARVSLRVNPNVDAKTHPYISTGLRGNKFGVAYEEAFDAYRAAAAMSHLDVVGIDCHIGSQITEISPYLDAIDKLLDLVEKLDDAGISLHHIDVGGGLGIQYTDETPPDITAFATTVIDHIAKRGHAHRQVLFEPGRSLVGNAGVLLTRVEFLKHGETKNFAIVDAAMNDLARPAMYEAYHGIDPVTRHAADVVTYDVVGPVCESGDWLGRDRALAIAPDDLLAIRSAGAYGFTMSSNYNTRPRAAEVMVDGVDVHLVRERETVESLFAGERLLPA
- the pilM gene encoding pilus assembly protein PilM, giving the protein MIEAALRNLRHITSPFARPFAALMPRLDGGGCGIHFDAGTLQFVRLARVAGPSRLRLDAYGTAALDDDVLRGGVLAKPEAAARRLGELLERAGTSAESLRGDTVVLALPAHLLKTHVVEYPPDMPARALRAWCERHAALLLPGDGRPGLRSRVGVTWAEPGSHRLRLYACEAELVDDRLAALEMAGLRAHAVDVAHAAGRRAFQWAWPAMGEPAHETPISTQSPKSPQSPMALLQVSDHDIDLAVFDAQTCVADLRERFDGVNGNPEALASVVCELLGRMPVPAGSLHVAAQSVTPGAFVAMCDGLVSACRVPVRPFDPLGRLDAANAPARLRQTFAERASLAVACGLALRAMSMRGLPWQ
- the lptM gene encoding LPS translocon maturation chaperone LptM, producing MTAPIRTCAIVASIALLSVLASCGQAGPLYLPARPIKPTAPPGAPLPPPPLVPEPQRGPSVEVPPAASLPAAKPE
- a CDS encoding cytochrome c biogenesis protein ResB, producing MSISTSGMQIKSAQRWVRDGVELVSSMRFAISLLTVLAIASIVGTVLKQGDPYPNYVNQFGPFWADVFRSLGLYKVYSSWWFLLILFFLMASTTLCVVRNAPKMIADIRSWRDHVREGSLRAFGHKGEFSGPTPRAELLPRLTGFLGRRGYRFVVRDRDGATLVAAKAGAINKIGYIFAHSAIVIICLGGLVDSDLLTRMQMALFGKSPLQGNAVIAQIPEEHRLSSSNPAFRGYAFVPEGGKSTTAILNFQDGSVVQDLPFSIELKKFHVDYYSTGMPKLFASDIVVTDPETGKSMDATVKVNEPFIYKGVAIYQSSFEDGGSKLKLTGYPMRGASDKTFAFSGDIGGSTQLKGAAAAKDEYTVEFSDFRAINVENISNGSGQQDVRGVARKSFRDDLSAQLGSGAKTDLNKDLRNVGPSVQYKVRDRSGQAKEYRNYMLPILVEDGQRVFMTGVRDTPDGPFQYLRIPADDDGSVKQWMLLRAALQDDGARVEAARRFAAQSLPSQTSAELRGQLQESAKRELDLFAGAIPASANGHATGGLQAIAEFVSEKVPQEQQSSAADMFRRILDGTIWQLWQVAREQAGQPAATPTPDNERFVHTATNALSDNFLYDAPVFLQLDSFDQIQASVFQLTRSPGKKIVYLGSLLLVLGIFSMFYVRERRLWLWVKDTPDGGSSVMMAASTTRRTLDFDKEFARTKAELDAIVTKR
- the ccsB gene encoding c-type cytochrome biogenesis protein CcsB — protein: MELSQGYSDVSWLRRRSIGDWLFALALAIGAGFALNRYGHFMDYYEHTILVLSVPTFAVLGWHWRSVRWLMAGIAILALSGIGLYHHDLARADQAFFLKYFLSSQSAILWMSALFFLATLFYWGGLLARSPFGASVGSALCWAAVLLGFTGMMVRWYESYLVGADVGHIPISNLYEVFVLFCLITSLFYLYYEQHYATRALGPFVLLVISAAVGFNLWYSVARSAYEIQPLVPALQSWWMKIHVPANFIGYGTFALAAMVAVAYLLKSGEQKRNVAAGKAIDSGFFSSRLPSLELLDDVMYKAIAVGFAFFTIATILGALWAADAWGGYWSWDPKETWALIVWLNYAAWLHMRLMKGLRGVVAAWWSLTGLLITTFAFLGVNMFLSGLHSYGQL
- a CDS encoding penicillin-binding protein 1A; the encoded protein is MASTPQTDTPRDKRPPKPRRSIWLRIVLWFVGLIAAMLVCGALLAGYILVVMTPQLPSLDTIVDYRPKIPLRIYTADEIQIGEFGEERRNVVRFADIPDVMKKAVLAIEDDRFYQHGGVDFIGIFRAGVANVARGGSSQGASTITMQVARNFFLSSEKTYTRKIYEALLAYKIESRLTKDQILELYMNQIYLGERAYGFASAARVYFGKDIKDVTLAEAAMLAGLPKAPSAYNPIVNYKRARVRQEYILKRMYDLGYISKAEYDQAISQELVVRGLGSEFSVHAGYVAEMVRQLLYAQFKDEIYTRGFNVYTTINSADQEAAYEALRAGVMAYELRHGYRGPEANIDLPSDQDDREQLIDDTLVEHPDSGDMVAAVVLAASPQQVKAVLLNGDDVSVTGDGLRFAAAGLSAKAQPKQKIRPGSVIRVTKDAKDNWRIVQMPDIEAAFVSLDPQNGAIRSLVGGFDFNRNKFNHVTQAWRQPGSSFKPFIYSAALEKGFAPATIINDGPLYFTAAQTGGQPWEPKNYGGGFEGPMPMRVALMRSRNLVSIRILQSITPGYAQKYIARFGFEADKHPAYLPMALGAGMVTPLQMASAYAVFANGGFRVNPFIVARITDSKGNVIMEEKPATAGDETFRAIPARNAFIMNSMLHDVATRGTAAKTNVLKRNDLAGKTGTTNDSHDAWFAGYQSQLVGVAWIGFDQPRNLGDRETGGGLALPIWIDYMTKALRGVPESTRPVPSGIIQANGDYFYDDYPPGRAISTVGLSADTAPDGTTTSAPPGPVDTQERQRILDMFNKP